One part of the Paroedura picta isolate Pp20150507F chromosome 5, Ppicta_v3.0, whole genome shotgun sequence genome encodes these proteins:
- the LOC143837252 gene encoding interferon-inducible GTPase 5-like gives MGGESSTPLVRSEPEERSAREEGNLSLLTGSGKATLDIAITGVTGAGKSSLVNALRGVSDFDEAAAITDVIEVKAEPMCYPHPIIPNVTIWDLPGTGTSDFKAKEYLERVNFSQYDFFIIVASERFTVYDIQLSHAIQRMKKQFYYVRTKMDISISNEKLNPAFNEKAAIQQVRKYCFGSLVEAGIPSPQIFLVSSWFQKKYDFPHLQKTLQNEYKTLRRCTLRPTDKSTKPSQGIGMHFKLLPKTLKTGLATLKDTLMHRNLEEVTEEVRQELDGIQNIRLDIAITGVSGAGKSSLVNALRGMTDYEEGAAEVGITQTTMECCAYPHPSFPNVTIWDLPGIGTPEFRPQNYLKKVNFTQYDFFMIVSSERFTENDVLLAREIQNMKKKFYFVRSKMDASIAAEIRNPNFNLDRSLEKIRENCCHELTEAGESNPRVFLISRRDLNRFDFPDLQETLEDDLDELKRHALILSMPLFSRKILKKKMAAMESHIWKFAFLSCAVGLIPVPGLSTACDLGILVMALLYFYKVFGLDEESLRRAAKVFGKDYRVLKSAIKKSPMSSEITPTLVGSLLGRSVLCVSLAVIEVVFYFVPVLGSLFGGSSSFVTTFFMLKSFLKDIVEDAESVRAKATEP, from the exons ATGGGTGGGGAAAGTTCAACACCACTGGTAAGAAGTGAACCTGAAGAGAGGTCTGCCAGGGAAGAAGGAAACCTCTCACTTCTGACTGGATCAGGAAAAGCCACTCTTGACATTGCCATCACAGGGGTAACAGGTGCTGGCAAATCATCCCTTGTCAACGCCCTACGGGGAGTATCCGATTTTGATGAGGCAGCAGCCATAACTGACGTGATAGAAGTAAAAGCAGAGCCAATGTGTTATCCACACCCCATCATTCCAAATGTAACAATATGGGACCTACCTGGTACTGGGACATCTGATTTCAAAGCCAAGGAGTACCTAGAAAGAGTAAATTTCAGCCAATATGATTTCTTCATAATTGTCGCTTCGGAACGCTTCACTGTCTATGACATCCAGCTGTCCCATGCAATTCAGAGAATGAAGAAGCAGTTCTACTACGTGAGGACCAAAATGGACATCAGCATTAGCAATGAAAAACTAAATCCCGCCTTCAATGAAAAAGCAGCCATTCAACAAGTCAGAAAATATTGTTTTGGTAGTTTGGTGGAGGCTGGTATTCCTTCTCCGCAGATTTTCCTTGTCTCCAGTTGGTTTCAGAAAAAATACGATTTCCCCCACCTGCAAAAGACCTTACAGAATGAATACAAGACTCTGAGGAGATGTACCTTAAGACCAACTGACAA aTCAACCAAACCATCCCAAGGAATTGGAATGCATTTCAAACTTCTTCCAAAAACCTTAAAAACAGGCCTTGCAACACTGAAGGATACTCTGATGCACAGAAATCTTGAAGAGGTGACTGAGGAAGTTCGTCAAGAACTGGATGGAATACAAAACATCAGGCTTGACATAGCCATCACAGGGGTCTCAGGGGCTGGCAAATCATCCCTTGTGAATGCCCTGAGGGGCATGACTGATTATGAAGAAGGGGCAGCTGAGGTTGGAATAACGCAAACAACGATGGAGTGTTGTGCCTATCCACATCCCTCATTTCCGAATGTAACTATTTGGGATCTGCCAGGGATTGGGACACCTGAATTTAGGCCACAGAATTACCTAAAGAAGGTCAATTTTACCCAGTATGATTTCTTCATGATTGTCAGCTCAGAACGTTTCACTGAGAATGACGTCCTCCTGGCCCGTGAAATTCAGAACATGAAGAAGAAATTTTACTTTGTGCGCTCCAAAATGGATGCCAGTATAGCTGCTGAAATTAGGAACCCAAACTTCAATCTGGACAGATCCCTTGAGAAGATACGAGAAAATTGTTGTCATGAACTGACAGAGGCAGGAGAATCTAATCCAAGAGTTTTCCTCATCTCTAGGCGAGATTTGAATAGGTTTGATTTCCCGGATCTCCAAGAAACCTTAGAAGATGACCTAGATGAGCTCAAGAGACATGCTCTAATTctgtctatgccacttttctcaagaAAAATCCtcaaaaagaaaatggctgctatggagtcCCATATATGGAAATTTGCTTTTCTATCCTGTGCAGTCGGGTTAATTCCTGTCCCAGGGCTTTCTACGGCTTGTGATCTTGGTATCCTGGTAATGGCATTGCTGTATTTCTACAAAGTCTTTGGCTTGGATGAAGAGTCCCTTCGCAGAGCTGCCAAAGTATTCGGCAAAGATTACCGAGTGCTGAAATCTGCAATAAAAAAGTCTCCGATGTCCAGCGAGATTACGCCTACACTTGTAGGTAGCCTCTTAGGCCGGTCAGTGCTTTGTGTAAGTCTGGCAGTAATAGAAGTGGTCTTCTATTTTGTACCAGTTTTGGGTTCTCTGTTTGGAGGAAGTAGCTCCTTCGTCACCACATTCTTCATGCTGAAGAGCTTCCTGAAGGACATTGTAGAAGATGCAGAGAGTGTACGGGCAAAAGCTACTGAGCCTTAA